The genomic interval TATCggtttgtttttttagttttccaTTTCACGCCTCTCTTTTTATATTTACTATgccaaaaattacattttatagcgcgtcttttatagcgcttattaaatataaacgttgttatataatattttaaaaataacggagaatacaacaacgtttttttgacaagcgctgtaaaagacttgcgctttcacataattaaaggacctattagagcgctttttggaaaagcgttgtaaaagacttttaaaaaataaaataaagaggtcttttacggcgcttttgaacaagcgctttaaaagacttctaaaaaagcgctgtaataagcttttaaaaaataaaataaggaggtcttttacggcgctatttaaaaaaacactgtaatagactttaaaaaaataaaataaggaggtcttttacaacgctctttaaaaaagcgctgtaataggctttaaaaaaataaaataagaatgtcttttacagcgctttttaaaaaaacgctgtaataggcttttaaaaaataaaataaggagactttttacagcgctctttaaaaaagcgttgtaataggctttaaaaaaataaaataaggtggtcttttacagcgctctttaaaaaagcgttgtaataggctttaaaaaaataaaataaggtggtcttttacagcgctctttaaaaaagcgttgtaataggctttaaaaaaataaaataaggtggtcttttacagcgctctttaaaaaagcgttgtaataggctttaaaaaaataaaataaggtggtcttttacagcgctctttaaaaaagcgttgtaataggctttaaaaaaataaaataaggtggtcttttacagcgctctttaaaaaagcgttgtaataggctttaaaaaaataaaataaggtggtcttttacagcgctattttaaaaagcgctgtaataggcttttaaaaaataaaataaggaggtcttttacaacactctttaaaaaagcgttgtgataggcttttaaaaaataaaataaggaggccttttacagcgctcttttaaaaaagcgttgtaataggcttttaaaaaataaaataaggtggtcttttacagcgctctttaaaaaagcgttgtaataggctttaaaaaaataaaataaggtggtcttttacaacactctttaaaaaagcgttgtaaaagacatccttattttattttttaaaagcctattacaacgcttttttaaagaatgctgtaaaaggtctccttatttttttttaaaaaacgctgtaataggattttatatataacattaaaccATTCAGTTTCCTTttcattacataaacttcactacgcttTAGTGTCCTTCTTATTGGGAACCCTACCgtccctacgaaccatattgttaaccatctccattgcaaaccatcttcatatttgttactatccctacgaacattattaTGTACTCTtttcattgcgaaccctactctgtcctacgaaccgttcgtatttctgcgcattctcgTTGTTCCTTCTTAAACGAAATTGTAACCCTACGTATTTattcgcactcttcaggtattgtattcatttatttcttatatatatatatatatatatatatatatatatatatatataatgtgtttgttaatactaataatcacatttattttatagtgctttacaagttttccgagctcaaatgggtgttACAGTATCGAACCAAAAGTTAAATAAATCACATGggttccaataaaggtttgaaatatatgcctttaaaatttcattaacaatcaatgcacaaatatttattgatttatatgttttattttatagtgccctcgttaaactaacaacatagattgCGGATcttatatattgcgattcatgaaggagattgttgatataatCCCAGACAGAgatctaactgaaataaaggaatgcacctattacagcgttttttttaaaaaccgctgtaaaactagtacaaTAAGCAACGCGTTTTTAGAAGGGATTTATaacgcttttttattttaaagagcgttgttgtatcattttatagcgctgtaaatgacttaaaaaaagcgccgtaaaatactatttttcgcGTAATAATTTTTCACTAAACACCATCACTTAAACCCCCACCTCCTTTGCTCTGGCTTGTTGCTCCCCCTTCTTGGCCATCACAAAGATGTGACATGTGACCCAATGCGGTGCTTCGAGGTTGGATTGGTAGCAATGAGAGTCCTTGCCAATTGTTGTGGCTTGCCTGCTCTGGAAAGCTCGTTTGAACGTGTTCTAATGTTCATTAAACAACATAAAATTAGATTAAAGCCAACTTTGaataaacatgttaataattaaacacttacaaattacaatataatacTCATCCTAAACAAGTGTTTATTTGGTAACTAGTTCTATAAATTATAGTCGATTTTCATAAACTAtctttgaaaattgaaagtttatGAAAATCAAGAGAGATACGAGTTCGTTGACATATTTTGCATTAATTTGCACATGCATAATCGACTCCATTGACTACGTACTCCTGTCTTGTCTTAAACTGGTAATTATTTACAAGTTACCAAGTAACTAGTGGTCATAACAATAAAAGGTTTTATGTtgcctaaaaaaaaaaaggttttattTACGTGACAGCTTACCAAGTTAAAACTCCCTTTGGGATGTGTTACCGATATTTCAGCGGTCGAacgattttttattatatatttaaataaattaaatatgtaacatATAGTGATAGAAGAGTTTTTGGCTCTACAGTTTGagtttacaatttttttcttttattatactGTAGTTGAATAATTAGTCGCGTATAATATTATTCACCTATCAGCTACCAAACATCCACCACCAATTATAGCTCTGAATTAAACTTTAAAGTGCTAAAACTCttctaaacaaaatttgaaCTCATTTATCTATGTtgtttattgatttattcaatcCAATGTAAAACCTAAactcaaattaaaaactaataataatatgagTTTTATAGATTTGACTATTTTAAAGTAAACAATTtactttagaaaataaattgagtAATATTAGTTATTGATCCTCACAtgaattattactattattttgaGCAAATATacaatcaaattattataatagtaATTGTTGATTCACTCACTTCACCAATTTTTCACTTTAGAAAAACCAAATCTGAGTTTTACGAATAAGGATAAAAAAGACTGAACCATATAACCTTAATTAgtgttaatattttatgaaattatgacatataatttcatattaaaagAATCAGAATGCAAAGTTAAACTATATAGTAGATTATAATACATTTCTTAAATTTATTAGTATCTTAAATTTATTAGTAGATTATAATACATTTCTTAAatttgataatctttatttatttattagtatcTTCTAACATTAGCAGattgtaatgttttttttttagaattgtttattgttgataaatttattttaagaattttttatgttagtggtaatttgattttgatatttaacttTGTTGATCGGTTATGGttgcatttattatttttataaaatgtttaaattaaatataaaaaattatcaggTCGGCAAACTCATTAAAGTGGAGTGATATTTTTGACTCGACCACCTAAGTTGGTATCTCCCTCCCGCTTTTTAGCGATCTAACGATGGGACAAACTAAATACAGCGAGTCACATGCTTTTTCATCCTTATTACTAAGCCTCTTGTTTGTGGGTCCTCAATGGAGACAATTTTTTAAGACTCCAATCCATTGTTTTATTGTTATTTGTGGACTAAGTGAAGGGGTTCATGTGcctattgttttttaaattaatatttttatgagtGAATGACAAAATTAATCattgaaattgtaatttttagttaaattagtctataaattttacaaatacatcattaaaattataaaatattaattaaaatagtctatatttaaatttttatcgatttttttttaaaaaaatgtttgtggaaaaaatcaaaattattttcttgaaaaattatttctctcagaaaaaaaagtcaaaaaaaaaaattgaaaatgtggAACACATATTTTTGGGTGTTTTTAGTTTTGAGGTTTTCTTTAGTGTAGCCGTTTTATCCATAAATGATCATTCATCTCCTAATTTTTGTTTTCCCGCTTCCAAGTGTATACTATCGTAAGCGAGACTtcgataaaaacaaaaaaatgaaagacTAAATAAACATGCACCTAAATTTTTTTGACTTCTCCAACATGTATGTTAGAGtcaataaataattgtaaaactGACACATCTACCATCAATTAAATGGATTAGATTAATCTAGAGTGAATCATTCactttttctttaatataaaaatacattttttattttaagaaataaaataaataattatcggTGATTAATCGATAGTTGATATACAATTTCTTGTattattaattatcaataattataatattaatgattaatttCCTTTCatcttatttcttattttagtGAAACCAAATCACAATTAAACcacactttatttttatattatatagatatCTGATGCAACcttttttctattataaatatttattgaaatccTCAATCGATTATAGGACTTTGTTGGTAGATATGTAAATATACGTTTCAATCATGACTACAAAGACtcgaaaaacaaatataaaactcaaaattcgacattttttatttataaacaaaaatactaaaaataataaataaattaagaaacttTTCCCATTTTATCCTCTCCTCCCATCTCATTTAATTTCTACGTGAAACTGAGTTACACAGAGATCCCACGAACTAGGGTTAAAAAATTAGCAAAGGAAGGTAACAAATACAAAATTGGCAAAAAAGTTGTTTAAGAGTGAGTTGGAAAGATAGCAAATCTATTTGCGGGAGGTGAAAGCAACATAACtgaattaaattacaaatatttactGTATAGCATTTGAAGTGTTGTAGCAGTAAATAGTAACTCATATATGTAGTAAGTAGCTACTTAGatctaatttaaatttaatccaaagaaataataaacacgttgctttcatttcatttcatttcacaCTTTCACCATCACAATTCACAAAtcctcaacaacaacaacaatgtcAATCTCAGATCCCAACCATCTTTCTTTCACTCAATCCTTCCTCTGCAGCGCCTTCGCCGCTTGTTTCGCCGAGGTTCCACTATTTCTCTatacattttcttttcttcctttttcccaAATTCATtcgttaatattattttctgtCAATGTAGTTTTGTACTATTCCTCTTGACACAGCTAAAGTGAGACTTCAACTACAAAAGAAAGGAGGAAGTGTTGGAATTGATGATGCTGGAAATGGAATTGGAATTGCTTCGCCTAAATACAAAGGTTTACTTGGAACGGTTAAAACTATTGCTCGTGAAGAAGGGGTTTTTGCTTTATGGAAAGGCATTGTTCCTGGTTTGCATCGTCAGTGTTTATATGGTGGTTTAAGAATTGCCTTATATGATCCTGttagtaataatattttaatatttcctTTTCATAAAACgctatcatttattttattttggtgatTTGGGTTTGTGCTTATGATTTTCAATTGTTACTTTTACAGGTTAAAATTTTTCTTGTTGGTACTGCATTTGTTGGTGAAGTTCCTTTGTTTCATATGATACTTGCTGCTCTTCTCACTGGTAACTATTATTACTCTTGTTCAATCCATTTTTATTGCTTCTCTTTGCTTAATGTTTATGGTTGAAGTATAAACGGGTGTCTTTGATATGGCTTGATGGAAGCTCCTAGGATCTTTGATATGGCTTGATGTTTAAGTTAGTAAGGGTATAACATCGAAGTAAAAATAGGATCGGAGACTCTCTTTACGTTCCAATCAGAACACATTCATTGTTTTAAACCTCCAAATCCTTGTGTTTTTGTGTTTATGTATAAGGTGGCTTCTTGACCTTGATAATGTAGCACTAGAATTTATCATAAATGTGAAATTGTTATTGCTTGATGTAGGTTTTAGTTACTGGCtttaaatttatgtgatgtaGATAGTTTACGAAGAAGGTTGTAAATTGGAGAAATAGGAAATGTGAAGAGATGAGGAAGTTCTAGAGAGAATTAGTTAGGTTTCTCTTATTGACAAAAAGACTTGAATGCTCAAAAGTTTCATTTCCTTTCTAAATAATGAGAATGAGTCCTTGCCCAATTGAAAGTGTGGATAATTATAGCTTCAAACAGAGTTGAGAATGGTAGCACTTAGCTTTCACCATTTATAGCAATATGTTATATGTTATAGTCATTGATTCACTTTTTCGAATTTTTGATAGGTGCTTTGGCAATCACTATTGCTAATCCTACTGACCTAGTTAAAGTTAGGCTTCAAGCTGAAGGCCAATTGCCATCTGGGGTACCAAAGCGTTATTCTGGTGCGATGGATGCATATTCAACCATATTGAGACAAGTTAGACTTTCTTCTGATGTGGCTTTCATTTGTTGCTTTATATGTAAACATTGTAAAGTGACTAATTCTATAGATATTTATTGAATTAGGAAGGGTTAGGGGCCTTGTGGACTGGACTTGGGCCTAATATAGCACGGAATGCAATTATAAATGCTGCTGAACTGGCTAGTTATGATCAAGTGAAACAGGTAATTGCATTATAAGGTATTCTAAATTGGAATTTTGCTATAATTCAATGCTGTTGCTTTACATGAAATGAAATTGCAATGCTGCTCTGATTCTTTATACTTATGCAGACGATTTTGAAAATTCCAGGATTCACAGACAATGCCTTTACTCACCTCCTAGCTGGCTCAGGAGCAGGTCTTTTCGCTGTCTTTATTGGCTCTCCTGTTGATGTGGTAGGTGTAACATTTGATAGTAATGACAAACCTGACAATAGTGAAATGAGACAGAAAATAAAGGAAGGTACTAAAAATGACATCTTTAATCTTTCGGACAACATTTTGGTGCTCAGTCTTGCAAAGTTAATGCTAACTAACAATGTTGGGGCTGGTATTGCCGaaaaaagaaagatgaatccAAACACTGCTTAACTGTGTTCTTCCAAAAAAATCCTTGTAATGCTATAAAACTAGTTATTTTGGAATTTTAGATCTATTGCAAGATTCATTTTTGTACAAGTTACCATAAAATGTTCGATTGGAAATTTTTTGGTGAACTCTTATGAAGTAAGACGATCTAATTTTTTAAAGCAAATTATGATTTATCCATGCTTACAATTTTCCAGGTGAAATCCAGGATGATGGGGGACTCAAGCTACAAAAACACATTTGACTGCTTTCTTAAGACTTTGTTCAATGAGGTTAGTGAACTTCTTCCTTCCTTATTTGATTTTGTCATTGCTGTAATGGAACTTTAAATCTTGAATCCTATGGAATTTGAAAGGTTGACAACAATAATTACCACCTTTTCTGTTATTATGTTAGTTTTAAGCTTTTACTGTGGAGGTTCTGATTATTCTGTGAACGTCTCTGACAAATATCTCAATTTTATGAGGGAACATGGGAGATCGGACTTGATAATCAAACAAtgaataatttttcatacttgCTGCAACCTTTATTGCTCTGTTCTCGAGTGAACtgaaaaacatttttaacaGTTCCTGCTAGCTtgatgatttgataaagaagtTGGCATAAAGTTTATCTGGACTCTTGAGAATCTGAACTCATGTCACAAATTTATTGCAGGGATTTTTTGCCTTCTACAAAGGCTTCCTTCCTAATTTTGGTAGAGTAGGAGCCTGGAATGTGGTTATGTTTCTTACCCTTGAACAAGTAAGATATACATATTAATTTGCAATGTCAGAAGAATTACTTCATATAATTTACATATCTTAGTGAACCTTGTTATCCATTTACATGCCCTGTTTAATGGTTTGAGCCACTTGTATATGTTCATTACACAGCTTAGAAAGAGTAAACCAGATTTGTCTTGGTGGATgttttcaatgaaaattttacaaTTCAATAGTAGCTGAGGAATACAGAATttctcaaaacaaaataaaattgtctgATTCAGCTTCTAATATCACCCACTCAATAGAAAATGGCTTTTACTTTTCACCTTGATTTCGAGTTTCGACCATATTTGTAGATCTTTGTACTGAAAGTTGTCATAGCCAAGTTGAATGCTGCCATCTCTACATTGGCATTCGGTTAAAATGTGTGATTTCTGATAAAACCATCTCTTTTGGTTACTATTATTGTGATAAAGTAAAGTAAGTTACAAAGGTTTGCTTTTGTCTTTTGATATTGTTAAATCTTTTGTGGGTCTGCTTCACTATacatgaaattatatttgactaacagattCTGCTTATCAATATTTAAAGTGCTCACTATTGGATCCCTATGACAGGCCAAGAATGTTTTTAGAGGATAAATACTGTTACTCTACATGATGATTAGATTCAGCAGGCAGAAATGTGTTTCTTTCTAGAATGAGTGCTAGCTAGCTACCCGACACTCTTAGATTTGCTGAGGGAGAACGGTTTCAACATTTGTTTCCTACTTCTGACACGCAGACTGAAGTCGCGCCTCATAGTCATATATTCTTCATAACTGAAAAAACCGTCAGATTACATTTATGTATTTGTTTCCTAAGAGCATTTGGTTAGTGGATGTCACCATTCGTATATTCTTAGCCAATGATTATTCTGTCAAACTACATTCACTTTATAGGTGTACACTGTATTGTATTATCAGATACTATCATTTTTCTGGGAAATGCATTACTAATTTCCCAATTTATTGAACAGACGGCCGAAATGAAGCATGTATAAACACTAATTAAGAGTTTGTAATTTACTTCTCTATTCAAATATTGTTATTGGGTTCACTGCATACATTGCCTATGATATGACAACGAAAATGGATTTTACTGGTTCTCTGTGAGACCCAAAGTAGCTGTATTCAGGGAATCCAATAAATTTCCTTTTCTCCACTTCATGAGCCAAATATACATAGAAAAAAAGCATTTGCTttctatcataattttttagaattaaCTATAACAATATCACTTCAAGGACAAATTCAAAATAGTGTCGTGAGAGTGCATGTTCAAACTGAACTCACCCAAAAAAAACAATAACCTAGCCAAAGGATTTTTATATTACATCAGTAGCCTCGTAATCCTGCTAGGCAAATAATTTGATCACTTCCTTATCTCCTAAAAATTATGTTCTGGCTATCAAATAAACCCTAGCCTTTATAACAGATCCATTCCCCAGCTTAAATCCAGGGCTAACCGGAAACCCTACAACCTGACCAGCTGGCACCCGGCCACCAGAAAATTTCACCACACTATCCATATACTGCGGATGGAATTCAGCTCCCCGACTTACCTCAAATTGACTCGGTGGAGGGTTTGATGAGAATGCTAGTAAGTGAAGCAACCACACAGTCTTGGCCAACCCTAAAAATTCATTGTAAAATTCACTCCTCGGGTGGTTTCCTGCTTTGACTTGACTGTGCTGCTCCAAGTTACCAAACAAGGACTCCTCCATCTTAGGATGAACAATAGCAAGATACTTCTTAGAACAGAATTTACCAAAGTGACACGTCGGTAAGATCCCGAGAAGCTCAGCAGGATCCATGGACTTCATGTCCTTGTATTGAGTGAAGCAATCACGCCGAAACTGGTCGGGATTGAGGAGTGAAGAGAGGCTTCCATCCATGTAGAAAGTCTCATGGTCAAACCCTTGGAAGATCTTTCTAGATATATAGGAATCAAGTGCATGCTTAGCATGGTGAGATGAAACAATGGATGAAGTTGAAGTGTTATGATATTTGTCAGTCGAAGCAGTAGCTGCTTCAATTGAACGAACAGCAGCTGTTATGTCCCAATGTGCATTGTGCATTAGAGATAGAAGCATTGATGTGAAGGACTTTGATGCTTCTCTTACTTGCACCATAGTTGTTTCAAAGAGTTCTGGTGTTGGAATTGCAATTGCTGCAGAATATatttcacaaaaaaataaaagaatcatatttcaaaataaGATTAAGACCCCCAATTCATTTCCTCTTCAAGAAACTAGTAACTTTGGATTAGCTCGAAGTAGCTTTTGAAACCCCTTAAAATTATATTCCAAAAGGCAAACCACATAATGCACATGCATATTAGGGAGTAGGGACACTTCTCTACatcaaataacaaattaaactaaaacaaaaagaaacttTGTAAATTGTACTTTTTTCTGAAGTATCCAGTCATCCAAATTCCAAACACAACATTTTCATATAAGATCCTCAATTCATTTCCTCTTCAAGAAAGAAACTAGTAACTTCGGATTAGCTTGAAGCAGCTTCTGAAGCCTCAAACCATGTCAGTTGATGCATGTCTAAACCAATATAATTTTGACAGAAGTTACACTTTTAAACTTTAACAAAATCATGGAAGCAATGTGATTTTGCCAAACTCATGGTTTAAAAAACACATTCTTTCTACTTCAAAGGAGTCAAAAGGTAAACCACAAAAAgcaattttgtaaaattgaacTACTTTTTTCTGAATAACCTAGTCATCCAAATTCCAAtcacaaaaataacattaaaaataagagGCTTTAACAATGTACCTTGAATTCCTAGTTTTCTCTTAGACTGAGACCTCCCTGGCTTCTTTTCACCACTATTATTCAAAGCAACAACACCTTCAAGTTTCTCTTTCAGATTTTGAACCTCTAAATCCTTCACCTTAACCTCCTTTTTCAACTCCTCCACCACCGCCTCATACGGCGCTACAACCTCCCTCACCGACGCCACACCGCATCTCCTCCGACCACTCTTCTTACCACCTCCACTCCGACGAAACCTCTCCCTCAACACGGCTAGCTTCCTCAAATCCGAAACCACCGCCACGTCAGCAACTCTCATTTTCTCTGGGTCCCACGGAGAATGCGCTTCTTGTAACTTGACGTACGCTCTCTTCATCGACGACACCGTTTCGAAAACTTCCTCCATTAACACTTCCATCTGCTTTACT from Cicer arietinum cultivar CDC Frontier isolate Library 1 chromosome 5, Cicar.CDCFrontier_v2.0, whole genome shotgun sequence carries:
- the LOC101508764 gene encoding mitochondrial uncoupling protein 2-like, encoding MSISDPNHLSFTQSFLCSAFAACFAEFCTIPLDTAKVRLQLQKKGGSVGIDDAGNGIGIASPKYKGLLGTVKTIAREEGVFALWKGIVPGLHRQCLYGGLRIALYDPVKIFLVGTAFVGEVPLFHMILAALLTGALAITIANPTDLVKVRLQAEGQLPSGVPKRYSGAMDAYSTILRQEGLGALWTGLGPNIARNAIINAAELASYDQVKQTILKIPGFTDNAFTHLLAGSGAGLFAVFIGSPVDVVKSRMMGDSSYKNTFDCFLKTLFNEGFFAFYKGFLPNFGRVGAWNVVMFLTLEQAKNVFRG
- the LOC101509407 gene encoding protein GRAVITROPIC IN THE LIGHT 1 is translated as MTRKVSNLSDLIQRVTASCLLNPLVPRSKEVEEDSTSESEENRDEEQHYNDDDDDDEEEVESDDFNGEKMTGLKVLKVKQMEVLMEEVFETVSSMKRAYVKLQEAHSPWDPEKMRVADVAVVSDLRKLAVLRERFRRSGGGKKSGRRRCGVASVREVVAPYEAVVEELKKEVKVKDLEVQNLKEKLEGVVALNNSGEKKPGRSQSKRKLGIQAIAIPTPELFETTMVQVREASKSFTSMLLSLMHNAHWDITAAVRSIEAATASTDKYHNTSTSSIVSSHHAKHALDSYISRKIFQGFDHETFYMDGSLSSLLNPDQFRRDCFTQYKDMKSMDPAELLGILPTCHFGKFCSKKYLAIVHPKMEESLFGNLEQHSQVKAGNHPRSEFYNEFLGLAKTVWLLHLLAFSSNPPPSQFEVSRGAEFHPQYMDSVVKFSGGRVPAGQVVGFPVSPGFKLGNGSVIKARVYLIART